The DNA window TGTAACTTGTAACACTTGTGTAAATTTGATCTCAGATCGACATATCTAATTGATATAGGTTAAAGTAAAGTTTGTTCTTTGAAGTGTTATGACTGATCAATTTATGACACTATTTTTTGTCCGTCAATGTAAAGCATGATCATTTTGCTGAAGTGTATTCACTTTTGTGAATTCAAAAATTTAGAGTTTGCTCTGTAGCTCGAGTCTGTTATTTCTCTGTAAGTTCATGTTCAGCCTGCTGTTCAAGGTGTCATCTCTATTCAGGTCCCAAAAATCTTGAGATTGATTTATATTTGATTCCCAGATTGTTCGAGTTGAACTCCAAGGTGCTGCTGCATTCCTTTATTCTCGTCTGGTGCCGCTTGTTCTGCTTCTGGTTGAAGGTAACCGAAGGCTTTGAAATATAGTAGTCTGCTTTATTTGGAACTTCTTTTCTGATATCATTGCACTCTAGGTTCCACTCCTATAGATATTGGAGAACATGGATGGGAAATGCTTCTGGTAGTAAAGAAGACAACACAAGAGTCTGTTCCAAAATTTCAGCTACTAGGTTTTGCAGCTGTCCATAATTTTTATCATTACCCTGAGAGCACTCGATTGCGAATCAGCCAGGTTGGTCCTCTACTCCTTACAGCTGTACTTTCTATTTGTTTCATTTATATGTGTATGAAGTTATTCTCCATGATCTAGTCAAATCTCTTTGAAGTTATTCCATGGTATTGCTAGGTTCCAAGGGCTGTCAGTCTGTTTTAGATGTTAAACTGACTTTGATAAAGTTGCATAACCAAATGTTTTGAAAAGTAAAGCAAGTTTTCAGTCTGGTTGGGTGTTTTTCCTGAtttgattttgtttattttcaGATACTGGTATTGCCACCTCATCAGGGTGAAGGGCATGGCCTTCGTCTTCTTGAGGCAATCAATTCTATTGCACTATCAGAGAACATATATGATGTAACAATAGAAGACCCTTCAGACTACCTGCAGTATGTGCGTTCATCTATCGACTGCCTCCGTCTTCTCACATTTGATCCAATCAAGCCAGCGCTCAGTGCTATGGTCTCGTCTCTGAAGGAGACCAACCTGTCAAAAAGGACTTGCAGCTTGAGGATGGTTCCGCCAGCTGACCTGACCGAAACTGTCCGGCAGAAGCTGAAGATCAACAGGAAACAGTTCCTGCGGTGCTGGGAAATTCTGGTCTGTCTAAGCCTTGATTCTGAGGACCGTAAGAGCATGGACAACTTCAGGGCCTGCATATACGACCGCACCAAGGGTGAAATCCTTGGTGGCGCCACTGGAACCAACGGGAAGCGTCTGGTGCAGATGCCAAG is part of the Panicum hallii strain FIL2 chromosome 2, PHallii_v3.1, whole genome shotgun sequence genome and encodes:
- the LOC112881037 gene encoding histone acetyltransferase type B catalytic subunit-like; protein product: MTLIAYQTRNPDEVGSEDCTSIQPFDLNHFFGEDGKIYGYKNLKINVWISAISFHGYADISFEETSDGGKGITDLKPVLQSIFGENLVEKEEFLQTFSKECEYIRDVVTNGNAIKHEGTTESDPTVEIVRVELQGAAAFLYSRLVPLVLLLVEGSTPIDIGEHGWEMLLVVKKTTQESVPKFQLLGFAAVHNFYHYPESTRLRISQILVLPPHQGEGHGLRLLEAINSIALSENIYDVTIEDPSDYLQYVRSSIDCLRLLTFDPIKPALSAMVSSLKETNLSKRTCSLRMVPPADLTETVRQKLKINRKQFLRCWEILVCLSLDSEDRKSMDNFRACIYDRTKGEILGGATGTNGKRLVQMPSSVNEEESFAVFWTQDCEDADDQTVEQQPEDLKTQEEQLNELVDNQMEEIVGVAKNVASRGKDKLAELLAR